The Niallia circulans nucleotide sequence ACTACCAAATAAAACCAGTGTTCCGATAATGAATTGAACTATTACTAAACCAGTAAGTTTTCTTCTTTTCACTTTTCTACCTCCTGTAAACAGGTAACCTCTTAACTTATTACGGATAAGTGCTAGAAATGTTTCAACATACAAGCTTGCAGATAAGAAGAGCGTAACAAAAAAGAGCATAGACTTTTCATCCCTGCCCCTAAAACATTAAGTAAAACTTATTTATTCTTCCGTAATATCCTCGTTTCGTTTTAATCGCAAATAATATAAATATATAATCGGAGTAATACCACAAATAAATATAATTCCACCGATCATTAACCCCATGTTTATTCCATCTGTAAAGGACACCACCAGGACAAAAATTGCCGTAATTAAGGAGAGCACAGCAATGGAAATCCATAAGCTCTTTTTTGGGTTTTTCTTAGTGCTCTCATGGTCTGCACTAATGCTCATTGATAAATAGGCTGAGACAATTGTTGAAATCATAAACACAAACCATAAGGGATTATCCATCATTTCGTCAAACCCTTTAGTTACTAGGTCATACCCTAAAATGGCAAGTATACCAGCGGTTTGAATGATGTAGGCAATGCGGATGTTTTTGAGATTTTGAATTTTTAAGCGTTCGTCTTTAATCATTTTCATTCAACATTTTCCTCCTTTTCTGGCCAAAATACATCGTCTAGCGTTTTATTAACTGCACGACAAATATCTATACATAACTTTAAGGATGGATTATATTTTCCCTTCTCAATTAAACTAATTGTTTGACGGGTAACGTTGATCTTTTCTGCCAGCTGCTGCTGTGTTAAATTAACTTGAAGACGAGAAATTTTCACTTTATTTTCCAAATAAGTAAATCCCTCCTTACTAATATAGTAACATATATATAACATTATTCCATATATATATTACATTTCGCACAAAAAATGGATTGTCTAATAATCAGACAATCCATTTTATTAATTAATTTTTCAATTCAACTGTTTCATTAACATCAGTCGAATCAGAGCTTTGTCCTGTCATGCGTTTATAGAAAAACGCCATTTTCTTTGTTAAATTACCAGTTTCCCAATATTCGGCTGCTTCTGCTTTTACCTTGATTA carries:
- a CDS encoding helix-turn-helix transcriptional regulator — translated: MENKVKISRLQVNLTQQQLAEKINVTRQTISLIEKGKYNPSLKLCIDICRAVNKTLDDVFWPEKEENVE